GGGCATAGAGCCGGGCCGCAGGATGATCGCCTCGGGCCGGATCGCCATGAGCCACGGTCGGCGTGTGCTGTTCAACCCGAAATACGAGCTGCGACCGCTCGGACAGGAGTAGCAGGTGACGTCCCTCGACAAGCCGACCGCGCAGGACCAGGAAGACGGCGGCCCGGAGCACAGCAAGGCCGTCACCGAAGCGGCCCTGTTCGAGGCCTTCGGCGGGGTCCGGGGCATGGTGGAGACGGTCCTGCCCGGACTGCTCTTCGTCACGATCTTCACGATCAACAAGGACCTGCACATCGCGGCGATCGCCGCGCTGGCGATCTCGCTGCTGCTCGTCGTCGTACGGCTGATCCGCAGGGACACCGTGAAGCACGCCTTCAGCGGGGTCTTCGGGGTGGCCTTCGGCGTGGTCTTCGCGATGATGACCGGCAACGCCAAGGACTTCTACCTGCCGGGCATGCTGTACACCCTGGGTCTGGGACTCGCGTACATCATCACGGCCCTCGCAGGCGTGCCGTTGATCGGCCTCATCCTCGGCCCGGTCTTCAAGGAGAACCTCTCCTGGCGCACCCGCAACCCGGGCCGCAAGAAGGCGTACGCGAAGGCCAGCTGGGCCTGGGGCCTGATTCTGCTGGCCAAGTGCGCCATCCTCTTCCCGCTCTACTGGTGGGCGGACACCACCGAGTTCGGCTGGGTGCTGATCGCCCTGAAGATCCCGCCGTTCCTGCTCGCGGTCTATCTGACCTGGGTCTTCCTGGCGAAGGCCCCGCCGCCCATCGACGTCTTCGCGGAGATGGAGGAGCGGGAGCGCACGGAGGGTGCCGAGGAGGAGCGCCAGGCCGCCTCGCGCGGCGACCACGAGCTGTAGGTCATTTCGCCGCGAGTACGCCCCGGGGCCTTCGCCCCGGGGCGTACTCGCACTCGTCCCGTACGCGTCAGCCGCAGGAGGCACCGGACGCGGAGCGGCCCGGGGACGTGAGTCCCCGGGCCGCTCGCCGTAGTGCGCCCAGCATGGGCGATCGATTGGGGGTGGAAGTCCCCTGGGGGAAGAGGTGGTGCTAACCCCGAGCCGGAGGCAAGGGCGTCATCGTGAGGTGGGGTCTGGAGGAAGCCCGAGGCGAGACCTGGGTACCGAGGAACACGAACCGCGTATGAGGCGTGTTGGTCTGGGTGAGTCGGCTACGGACGACGATGCCCGTCACTGCCAAGAGGGCCAGTGCGTAGACGCGGCGGGGATCTGGGGACATTGATCGTTCTTACCTGGGGAGATCTGTCCGGGTGTCGGTTGTGCTGAAGATGTCGCCGCGCCGACGGGTTGTGCCGGGAGGTGCTGCCTGACCGGGCAGAAGTCAGCAGAGGCCGTAGTACCAGCCGGGATGAGCCGCGTGGACGGCGGGCTGGGAAGGGCCGAACATCGAGTGGAACGGGTGATGTGGTGGTTGCTCGTGCCGGTCACGTGGACCGCAGTAATACCGCTTCGGCGGTGCCGACCGGGGAGGGACCGGTGCATTCCGGAAGTGCCCCGGCGGAGCGCAGTGGCCGGTCGGCGCACTCCACGGAGGACGTTCACCGCGATCAGGAGTCCTCGCTTTGGGAGTGGATGCTCTCGAAGGAGAACCTGCTCGCGGCGCTCAACCGTGTCGAGATGAACCGGGGTGCTCCCGGGGTGGACGGGATGACCACGGCGGAACTTCGCCCGTGGCTGCTCGTCAACTGGCCCGTTGTGCGGGGTGAACTCGACGCGGGCACCTACCGGCCGGCGCCGGTCCGTCAGGTGATCATCGGCAAGCCTGGCGGCGGCGAGCGGATGCTGGGGGTGCCGCGGGTGCTGGACCGCTTGATCCAGCAGGCCATCGCGCAAGTGCTCGTGCCCATTTTCGACCCGGAGTTCTCGGGGTCGTCCTTCGGGTTCCGTCCCGGCCGGTCCGCCCATCAGGCGGTGCGGGTCGCGCGGCGGGCCATCGAGGACGGTCACCGGTGGGTCGTGGACCTTGATCTGGACCGGTTCTTCGACCGGGTTCAGCACGATGTCCTGATGGCACGGGTCGCGCGCAGGGTCGGTGACCGCCAGGTCTTGAGGCTGATTCGCCGGTATCTGGACGCCGGGATCATGGTGGACGGCGTGAGACAGCCGAGCGAGGAAGGGACCCCGCAGGGCTCCCCGCTCTCGCCTGTCTTGTCGAACATCATGCTCGACGACCTCGACCGGGAGTTGTTCAAGCGCGGTCATCGGTTCGTGCGTTACGCCGACGACGTGCGCGTCTTCGTGCGGAGCAGACGAGCCGCCCACAGAGTGCTCGACTCGGTCACGACCGTGGTCGAGCAGCGGCTGAAATTGAAGGTCAACCGGGACAAGTCGAAGGTGGTCCCAGCTTCCGTCATGACGATGCTGGGGTTCGGCTTCTACTTCGTCCGGGGCGGGAAGGTCAGAGTCCGGGCCGATCCGAAGGCGCTCGCGCGCTGGAAGGTGCGGATCAAGGAGCTGAGCTCGCGCCGGTGGAGTATCGCGATGGATGAACGCATCGCGAAGATCAACCGCTTCACCACTGGCTGGATGGGCTACTTCCAGCTCGCGGACACCCCCAAGGTGTTCCAGGAGCTGGACAAGTGGTTGCACCGCAGGATGCGGCAGATCCGCTGGAAGGAATGGAAGCGCTACGCGGCCAGACGCCGGAACCTGCGCGCGCTCGGGATCCCTGAGCGGTCCGCCCGTGAATGGGCGGTCAGCAGCAAGGGGTACTGGCGGATCGCGGGCTCGGTCGTTCTCCAGCGGGCCCTGCCCACCTCCTACTGGGACGACCTGGGTCTGCACATGCTCAAGCCGACCTGGCAACGGCTGAGATCAGCTCGATGAACCGCCGGATGCGGGCCCGCATGTCCGGTGGTGTGAGAGGAGGGACGGGCGACCCGTCCCTCCTACTCGATCCGATCACGCGCCCGCGCCGGCGAGTCGCGTCAGCGCTTGGAGGAATCCGGGTCCCCCCGGCGTACCGACAGCAGGTCCTCCAACTGCTCCTCACGGGCCTGCGCCGCGACGAACAGCAGCTCGTCACCGGGCTCCAGCGTCTCCTCGCCGTGCGGGGTGAGCACCCGGGACCCGCGGATGATGGTCACCAGGGAAGTGTCCTCGGGCCAGGCCACATCACCGACCTGAACACCCGCGAGCGCCGACTCCGGCGGCAGCGTCAGCTCCACCAGGTTGGCGTCGCCGTGGCTGAAACGCAGCAGCCTGACCAGGTCCCCGACGCTCACCGCCTCCTCGACCAGTGCCGACATCAGACGAGGAGTCGACACCGCGACATCCACGCCCCAGGATTCGTTGAAGAGCCACTCGTTCTTGGGGTTGTTCACCCGGGCGACCACGCGTGGCACGCCGTACTCGGTCTTCGCCAGCAGCGACACGACCAGATTGACCTTGTCGTCACCGGTCGCCGCGATCACGACATTGCACCGTTGCAGGGCGGCCTCATCCAGCGATGTGATCTCACAGGCGTCGGCCAGCAGCCACTCCGCCTGCGGCACCCGCTCCACCGAAATGGCGGTGGGCGCCTTGTCGATCAGGAGCACCTCGTGCCCGTTCTCCAACAGCTCGCCCGCGATGGAACGCCCCACCGCGCCGGCCCCGGCAATCGCGACCCGCATCAGTGACCGGCCTCCTCAGGACCCTGGGCGAACGCCGCCTCGACCTTCTCGATCTCGTCCGTGCGCATCATCACATGGACCAGATCGCCTTCCTGGAGGACCGTCTGCGACGTCGGCAGCACGGCCTCCCCCAGTCGCGTGAGGAACGCGACACGCACGCCCGTCTCCTCCTGCAGCTTGCTGATCTTGTGCCCGATCCAGGCCGGTGACGTGTGCACCTCAGCGAGCTGCACACCGCCGCTCGGGTCACGCCACAGCGGCTCGGCGCCGGACGGCAGCAGCCGCCGCAGCATCTGGTCGGCGGTCCACCGGACTGTGGCCACGGTGGGGATGCCCAGGCGCTGGTAGACCTCGGCGCGCCGCGGGTCGTAGATCCGGGCCGCCACGTTCTCGATGCCGAACATCTCCCGTGCGACCCGCGCCGCGATGATGTTCGAGTTGTCGCCGCTGCTGACGGCCGCGAAGGCACCGGCCTCCTCGATACCCGCCTCGCGCAGGGTGTCCTGGTCGAAGCCGACACCGGTCACCCTGCGCCCACCGAACCCGGAGCCCAGACGACGGAAGGCGGTGGGGTCCTGGTCGACCACGGCGACCGTGTGCCCCTGCTGCTCCAGGGTCTGCGCGAGTGCCGCCCCCACCCGGCCGCAGCCCATGATGACAATGTGCACCTATCTACCCCGCAGTCCTGGTCAACCGGCTGACCTGCGCAAACACCCTGGTCACTCTTCTCTCTCGGCTCTGCTGGGCCATGGCCGGGGCAACAGCACCCGGCGCAGCTCTTGACGAGCTTATGACGCGGCTACCCGCTTGCCCTCATCCGCGGTACCCATCCCAACGCATCGACGCACCGGTGTGCGCGTACGCGCCCGGAACCAAGGGTCGCTCTGTAGCCCTGCGTACCAGGTCACCACCACAACGTGGCGTTCGGACGCCGATACGCGCCCGGACGGGACCGTGAGTGGGCGTCCCCCATACGGAGCCCTTACGATCCTCTGCGTGCCTAAACTGACCGACCCGCTCAAACGGATCCTGATCGGCAGGGCCCTGCGCAGCGACCGGCTGGGAGAAACGCTCCTACCGAAGCGCATCGCACTCCCCGTCTTCGCCTCCGACCCGCTGTCTTCGGTGGCGTACGCCCCGGGGGAGGTGCTGCTGGTCCTCTCCATCGCGGGTGTGTCGGCGTATCACTTCAGCCCGTGGATCGCAGCGGCCGTCGTGGTCCTGATGTTCACGGTCGTCGCCTCGTACCGCCAGAACGTCCACGCGTACCCCAGCGGCGGCGGCGACTACGAGGTGGCGAACACCAACCTCGGCCCCAAGGCCGGCCTCACCGTCGCCAGCGCGCTCCTGGTCGACTACGTGCTCACCGTCGCCGTGTCGATCTCATCCGGCGTGGAGAACCTCGGCTCCGCGATCCCGTTCGTGGTCGAGCACAAGGTGTTCTGCGCCATCGGCATCATCGTGGTGCTCACGCTGATGAACCTGCGGGGCGTCAAGGAGTCCGGCAAGCTCTTCGCCATCCCGACGTATGTCTTCGTCGCCGGCGTCTTCATCATGATCGCGTGGGGCGCCTTCAAGGGGCTCGTCCTCGACGACACCATGCGCGCCCCGACCGCCGACCTCGAGATCAAGCCCGAGGCACAAGGACTGGCCGGCCTCGCCATGGTCTTCCTGCTGCTGCGCGCCTTCTCCTCGGGCTGCGCCGCGCTCACCGGTGTCGAAGCGATCAGCAACGGTGTCCCCGCCTTCCGCAGGCCCAAGAGCAGGAACGCCGCGACCACGCTGCTGCTGATGGGCGCGCTCGCCGTGACGATGTTCTGCGGCATCATCGGCCTGGCCATAGCCACGGATGTGAGGATGGCCGAACACCCGGCTCAGGACCTGATCCGCAACGGCACCCCGGTCGGTTCCGACTACGTCCAGAACCCGGTGATCTCCCAGGTCGCGGCCGCCGTCTTCGGCAGCGGCACGTTCTTCTTCGTCCTGCTCGCCGCCGCTACCGCCCTGGTGCTGTTCCTGGCCGCGAACACGGCGTACAACGGCTTCCCGCTCCTCGGCTCGATCCTGGCCCAGGACCGCTACCTGCCGCGCCAGCTGCACACCCGCGGCGACCGGCTGGCCTTCTCCAACGGCATCGTCCTGCTCTCGGGCGCCGCGATCCTGCTCGTCTGGGTCTACGGAGCCGACTCCACCAAGTTGATCCAGCTCTACATCGTGGGCGTGTTCGTCTCCTTCACCCTCAGCCAGACCGGCATGGTGCGGCACTGGAACCGCCATCTGGCGACCGAGCGCGACCCCGCCAAGCGGCGCCGCATGATCCGCTCCCGCGCGATCAACACCTTCGGCGCCTTCTTCACCGGCCTGGTGCTGGTGGTCGTCCTCGGCACCAAGTTCACCCACGGGGCATGGGTCGCCCTGCTCGGCATGGTGATCTTCTACGGGACGATGACGGCGATCCGCAAGCACTACGACCGCGTCGCCGACGAGATCGCCGCCCCGGACGAGCCGACCGACGACACCGCCCGCCCCTCCCGGGTGCACTCCATCGTGCTCGTCTCGAAGGTCCACCGCCCCACGCTGCGGGCCGTCGCCTACGCCAAGCTGATGCGTTCCGACCGCCTTGAGGCGCTCAGCATCAACGTGGACCCGGCGGAGACCAAGGCCCTCAAGGCGGAGTGGGACCGGCGCGGCATCAACGTACCGCTCAAGATCCTCGACTCGCCCTACCGTGAGATCACCCGGCCGATCATCGAGTATGTGAAGAACCTGCGCCGCGAGAGTCCGCGTGACGCGGTCAGTGTGATCATCCCTGAATATGTGGTCGGCCACTGGTGGGAGCACCTGCTCCACAACCAGAGCGCGCTGCGCCTCAAGGGCAGGCTGCTGTTCACCCCGGGTGTCATGGTCACCTCGGTGCCGTACCAGCTCCAGTCGTCGGAGGCGGCGAAGGCGCGGGCCAAGAGGCGCCAGGACTGGAACGCCCCGGGCGCGGTGCGCCGCGGCCCCGTGAACGAGGCGCCCAAGGAGCCCAGCACCAAGGCCTGAGGCCCCCGCGCAGCCACGTAGACTGGTGGGCTGTCGCAGCCGCACCCCATGCCCTTGGAGTCCTCCCCGCCATGCAGAACGCACCTGAGTCTTCGCTCGTCGGGGAGGAGTACGAGGTCGAGATCGGCCCCGTAGCACACGGCGGCCACTGCATCGCCCGCACGGCGGAGGGCCAGGTGCTGTTCGTCCGGCACGCCCTGCCGGGCGAGCGGGTCGTGGCACGCGTCACCGAGGGCGAAGAGGGCTCCCGCTATCTGCGTGCCGACGCGGTTCGTGTTCTGGAGCCGTCCAAGGACCGGGTCCAGGCGCCCTGCCCCTTCGCGGGCCCCGGAAAATGCGGCGGCTGCGACTGGCAGCACGCCAAGCCGGGCGCACAGCGCCGCCTCAAGGGCGAGGTCATCGCGGAGCAGCTCAAGCGCCTTGCCGGCCTCACACCTGAGGAGGCCGGCTGGGACGGCACGGTGATGCCCGCGGAGGGAGACAAACTGCCCGCAGGGGAGGTGCCTGCCTGGCGTACCCGCGTCCAGTACGCCGTCACCCCCTCCGGCCGGGCCGGACTACGCCGCCACCGCTCCCACGAGGTCGAGCCGATCGACCACTGCATGATCGCAGCGCCCGGTGTGACCGAACTCGGCATCGAGCAGCGCACCTGGGACGGTATGGCCTCGATCGAGGCCATCGCCGCCACCGGCTCCCAGGACCGCCAGGTCATCCTCACCCCGCGCCCCGGCGCCCGGCTCCCGATCGTGGAGTTGGACAAGCCGGTCTCGGTCCTGCGCGTCCACGAGAGGGACGGCAGCATCCACCGTGTCCACGGCCGCCCCTTCGTTCGTGAACGCGCCGACGACCGGACCTACCGCGTCGGCATGGGCGGCTTCTGGCAGGTCCACCCGAAGGCCGCCCAGACCCTCGTCGAGGCGGTGATGCAGGGCCTGCTCCCGCGCAAGGGGGACACGGCCCTCGACCTCTACTGCGGCGTCGGCCTGTTCGCCGGCGCCATCGCCCAGCGCGTCGGCGATAAGGGCGCGGTACTGGGCATCGAGTCCGGCAAGCGCGCGGTGGAGGACGCCCGCCACAACCTCCAGGACCTCCCAAGGGTCCGCATCGAGCAGGGCAAGGTCGAGTCCGTCCTCCCACGCACCGGAATCACCGAGGCCGACCTCGTCGTCCTCGACCCCCCTCGCGCGGGCGCGGGCCGCACCACCGTCGAGTACGTCTCCAGCCTCGGCGCCCGCCGTATCGCTTATGTGGCCTGCGACCCGGCGGCACTGGCACGGGACTTGGCGTACTTCGGCGAACACGGTTACAGGCCGCGGACGCTGAGGGCGTTCGACCTGTTTCCGATGACGCACCACGTGGAGTGCGTGGTGATTCTTGAGCCTGCTGAGAAGGGCCGCTGACCTGCTGTTTCTCCGAGTGTGCGTTATGTGCGCTACGTGCGTTACGGGCGATATCTTGACGCAAATCCGACGCGCGTGACGCATGTTTGACGCACGTTTGACGCACGCCGGAGGTCGCCTCTGACGGTCAGTCACAGGCGGGGAATCGCCATCCGGCTACAGTGGGTGAGCCCGTTGAGTGGCATAGCGAATCCGTGCAGAGAGGGGCAGCAGGGAATGAGTGTGGTGGAGAGCTGGTCCCGCGTAATGAATCTCCTCCGGGAGCATGCTCCGGCCGATCACGCGGACCTGCCCGGCCCGGCCCCGGAGCGGATGCTCGCGGCCGCCGAGGAGCGCATGGGTGTCTCATTGCCTCAGGAACTGCGGGCGTGGCTGCTGCAGAACAACCTGGATCTTCCCGAGGACGATGTGGACGACGACGTCGCCTGCTGCGGCTACGCCGGGTTCCCGGACGAAGGGAGCTTCTTTCTGGGCATCCGGGCGATGGAGAAGCTCCACGCGAACCACCCCTTGTCCGGTGGGGACGAATGGCGCGAGGAGTGGATCCCGTTCCTGTCGGATCAGGACGCCTGGACGGGGAAGTTCATCGATGCGACGGACGGACGTATCGGCAGATGGTTCGTGGGTGAGCCCACGATCACCGGCGAGTACGCGTCATTGGCCCACTACTTCGACTCCGTGGCGGAGATGCTGACGAGGATCGGCGCGGGGGACCATCGGGTCTGTTCCGTTGTCGATGGGCGACTTGTCTGGTCGTGAGGCCGCGCCGCCGTGAAACAGAAGTGCCCCCCGGCACCGAAGAACGGCCGGGGGGCACTTCTCATAGTCCGGTTACGGAGTGGGTGCGGTGAATCCGTCGAGGTCGAGCCAGTAGTCGTCGTCCTCCATCAAGCGCTGTTCCTTGATGAAGGCGCCGAACGGCCGCATCGACTGGGTGTTCTGCCAGTTCGACATCGAGGACCGGCCACACGGCTCCTTCCACGTCGGTGCCGTGGCATCCGGGCGGAGATGGAGCGTCATGGTGTCGTCGGCGTTGCGCCGGAGGTACGTCTGCACACACTCCTTGCCGCTGTAGGCGACGGGGTTGGGGCCCGCGGAGTTTCCGGCGCTCTGGGCCGCGTTGGCGAAGACGAACTCATCACAGCTCTTCAAGTCGGTCTGTGGCGTGCCTGACTCCAGGCTCCACATGTCGCTGAAGTCACCGGTGCCACTGTAGGCCTTCCACTGCCTGGCGCAGATGAGCTGACGGTTGCGGTCCGACTGGATCTTGCCGGAACCGTCGACGGACATCTTGTTGCCCAGGTAGGTGAGCGGCTTGCTGCTGCTGCGCTGGCCCCACTTGATGTTGGTCTTGCGCCACATCATGTCGATGTGTGCCGCGGCCCCGGGGAACTTCTTGGAGTTCATGACATACGTCGGCTTGTAGCCGGAGAACACACAGCCGGTACCCGCGCCGGAGACCTCGGTGTCGCAACGGATGTCCAGCTTGGCGCTCTCGAACTCGGACGGATTCACGACCGTAGCGCTGTTGACCTTACCGCCGAAAGACATGTACGGGGTGATCGTGTTCTTGGTGCCGCTGGGCGTCCACTTGAACCGCGCAGTAACGGTCCGCAGGAGCGTGTCGCCCTTGGCGAAGGTCTTCGACCCGTTCCAGTCGACGCTGGTGACGACGCAGTAACCGCGGCACTTGGCCTCGTAGTCGAAGGTAGCGGTGCTCACCGCACCGTCCATCAACTTCAGCCGGATCGTGGTGACCTGCGAGAACTCGGCACTACGCGGGTCGAGGTAGTACGTGGTGTAGAGGTCGAAGGCCGCGTTTCCGGTCGGTACGCCGTGCAACATCTCCGTCATCGCGTAGTCGCTGTGGATACAGGCGGTGGTGCGCTTGCGGCTGAGGGAGTGGTTGACCGTCGAGCATGACGCGGTGCTCGTGGCGGCCATAGCCCTCGGCGCCGCCGTGGCGGTGTCTGCCGGGGAGCTGCCGGCCGCGGAGAAGAGGCCGTCGGTGATGTCCTCGTTCGGCTCGACCGGCGCCGGGTCCGGAGCGGTCGGGTCGACCGTCATATTGCCGGTCAGCTTCGTGCCGTTGTACGTGCCCGGCACGAACGCCACCGCGTCGAAGGCGATGTCCGCCGACCCGCTGCCGCCGTTGAAGTTGTCGAGCTGCACCTCCGGGATCTGGTCACCGAACTCGTAGGCACCCAGGTCCACCCACTTGTTGGCCTGGTTCGCCGTCTGCGAGATCGGCGCCTCCACCTCCCCCTCGGGTGTCTGGATCCGGTAGACGGCGTTGGTGGTCTGCGCCCCGTGGTCGGGGATGTGCGCGTAGATCTTCGCCTGGCGGGTCGTGTTGGTCAGCGGAGCGTTCAGCTTCCAGGTACCCGTGACCTTCATACGGTAGGCGTTGCCCGGATAGGACTCCGGGGAGCGGGTGTGCGTGAACCAGAAGTGGTTGCCGTAGCCCGCGCCGATCTGGTGCGTGTCGATCTTCCCCGGATACGTGGTGACAGTGGTCGGGTTGTCCGTCCCGTCATGCGTGAGATCCATCTGGGTGTCCCACGGGACGAACGTGAAGTTGAACGTGCCGCTGGATTTCACCGCACCGCATCCGCGGCTGCCGTCGGCTCCCGCGGGGATGGTGCCGTCGGGCAGGTCGTCGACCACCAAGGTGTGGGCGGGCAGGGACCCGATGGAGCAGTTCGGTGGGTATGAGCCGGC
This DNA window, taken from Streptomyces sp. SCSIO 30461, encodes the following:
- the ltrA gene encoding group II intron reverse transcriptase/maturase, with protein sequence MHSGSAPAERSGRSAHSTEDVHRDQESSLWEWMLSKENLLAALNRVEMNRGAPGVDGMTTAELRPWLLVNWPVVRGELDAGTYRPAPVRQVIIGKPGGGERMLGVPRVLDRLIQQAIAQVLVPIFDPEFSGSSFGFRPGRSAHQAVRVARRAIEDGHRWVVDLDLDRFFDRVQHDVLMARVARRVGDRQVLRLIRRYLDAGIMVDGVRQPSEEGTPQGSPLSPVLSNIMLDDLDRELFKRGHRFVRYADDVRVFVRSRRAAHRVLDSVTTVVEQRLKLKVNRDKSKVVPASVMTMLGFGFYFVRGGKVRVRADPKALARWKVRIKELSSRRWSIAMDERIAKINRFTTGWMGYFQLADTPKVFQELDKWLHRRMRQIRWKEWKRYAARRRNLRALGIPERSAREWAVSSKGYWRIAGSVVLQRALPTSYWDDLGLHMLKPTWQRLRSAR
- a CDS encoding DUF3159 domain-containing protein, translated to MTSLDKPTAQDQEDGGPEHSKAVTEAALFEAFGGVRGMVETVLPGLLFVTIFTINKDLHIAAIAALAISLLLVVVRLIRRDTVKHAFSGVFGVAFGVVFAMMTGNAKDFYLPGMLYTLGLGLAYIITALAGVPLIGLILGPVFKENLSWRTRNPGRKKAYAKASWAWGLILLAKCAILFPLYWWADTTEFGWVLIALKIPPFLLAVYLTWVFLAKAPPPIDVFAEMEERERTEGAEEERQAASRGDHEL
- a CDS encoding class I SAM-dependent RNA methyltransferase, which encodes MQNAPESSLVGEEYEVEIGPVAHGGHCIARTAEGQVLFVRHALPGERVVARVTEGEEGSRYLRADAVRVLEPSKDRVQAPCPFAGPGKCGGCDWQHAKPGAQRRLKGEVIAEQLKRLAGLTPEEAGWDGTVMPAEGDKLPAGEVPAWRTRVQYAVTPSGRAGLRRHRSHEVEPIDHCMIAAPGVTELGIEQRTWDGMASIEAIAATGSQDRQVILTPRPGARLPIVELDKPVSVLRVHERDGSIHRVHGRPFVRERADDRTYRVGMGGFWQVHPKAAQTLVEAVMQGLLPRKGDTALDLYCGVGLFAGAIAQRVGDKGAVLGIESGKRAVEDARHNLQDLPRVRIEQGKVESVLPRTGITEADLVVLDPPRAGAGRTTVEYVSSLGARRIAYVACDPAALARDLAYFGEHGYRPRTLRAFDLFPMTHHVECVVILEPAEKGR
- a CDS encoding TrkA family potassium uptake protein, whose protein sequence is MHIVIMGCGRVGAALAQTLEQQGHTVAVVDQDPTAFRRLGSGFGGRRVTGVGFDQDTLREAGIEEAGAFAAVSSGDNSNIIAARVAREMFGIENVAARIYDPRRAEVYQRLGIPTVATVRWTADQMLRRLLPSGAEPLWRDPSGGVQLAEVHTSPAWIGHKISKLQEETGVRVAFLTRLGEAVLPTSQTVLQEGDLVHVMMRTDEIEKVEAAFAQGPEEAGH
- a CDS encoding SMI1/KNR4 family protein, yielding MNLLREHAPADHADLPGPAPERMLAAAEERMGVSLPQELRAWLLQNNLDLPEDDVDDDVACCGYAGFPDEGSFFLGIRAMEKLHANHPLSGGDEWREEWIPFLSDQDAWTGKFIDATDGRIGRWFVGEPTITGEYASLAHYFDSVAEMLTRIGAGDHRVCSVVDGRLVWS
- a CDS encoding APC family permease, with protein sequence MPKLTDPLKRILIGRALRSDRLGETLLPKRIALPVFASDPLSSVAYAPGEVLLVLSIAGVSAYHFSPWIAAAVVVLMFTVVASYRQNVHAYPSGGGDYEVANTNLGPKAGLTVASALLVDYVLTVAVSISSGVENLGSAIPFVVEHKVFCAIGIIVVLTLMNLRGVKESGKLFAIPTYVFVAGVFIMIAWGAFKGLVLDDTMRAPTADLEIKPEAQGLAGLAMVFLLLRAFSSGCAALTGVEAISNGVPAFRRPKSRNAATTLLLMGALAVTMFCGIIGLAIATDVRMAEHPAQDLIRNGTPVGSDYVQNPVISQVAAAVFGSGTFFFVLLAAATALVLFLAANTAYNGFPLLGSILAQDRYLPRQLHTRGDRLAFSNGIVLLSGAAILLVWVYGADSTKLIQLYIVGVFVSFTLSQTGMVRHWNRHLATERDPAKRRRMIRSRAINTFGAFFTGLVLVVVLGTKFTHGAWVALLGMVIFYGTMTAIRKHYDRVADEIAAPDEPTDDTARPSRVHSIVLVSKVHRPTLRAVAYAKLMRSDRLEALSINVDPAETKALKAEWDRRGINVPLKILDSPYREITRPIIEYVKNLRRESPRDAVSVIIPEYVVGHWWEHLLHNQSALRLKGRLLFTPGVMVTSVPYQLQSSEAAKARAKRRQDWNAPGAVRRGPVNEAPKEPSTKA
- a CDS encoding TrkA family potassium uptake protein, whose amino-acid sequence is MRVAIAGAGAVGRSIAGELLENGHEVLLIDKAPTAISVERVPQAEWLLADACEITSLDEAALQRCNVVIAATGDDKVNLVVSLLAKTEYGVPRVVARVNNPKNEWLFNESWGVDVAVSTPRLMSALVEEAVSVGDLVRLLRFSHGDANLVELTLPPESALAGVQVGDVAWPEDTSLVTIIRGSRVLTPHGEETLEPGDELLFVAAQAREEQLEDLLSVRRGDPDSSKR